The Streptomyces sp. NBC_01244 genome contains a region encoding:
- a CDS encoding patatin-like phospholipase family protein, with protein sequence MEDGSTGGRGGGSGEGKGTALVLGGGGLTGVGWEAGMLYGLARAGVDLTGADLVVGTSAGSVVGAQLTSGLLTPQELYERQLGDPGGELPAKLGATLIGRYAVAMVRSRDAKSYRRRIGAFALAADTEPEAVRRKVLEARLVSRDWPERRFVVTAVDALTGELAAFERGSAAGLVEAVSASCAVPGVWPPVTVAGRRFIDGGIRSATNADLASGYARVVILAPMATGAGLIPSPAAQAARLREAGAKVLLITPSSQARKVFGRNVLDPARRDPAARAGLEQAAVHVEQAREVWAAAGA encoded by the coding sequence GTGGAAGACGGCAGCACGGGCGGCAGGGGCGGCGGCAGCGGGGAAGGCAAGGGCACGGCTCTGGTGCTCGGAGGCGGCGGGCTGACCGGCGTCGGCTGGGAGGCCGGGATGCTCTACGGGCTCGCCCGCGCGGGCGTCGACCTGACCGGAGCGGACCTCGTCGTCGGTACCTCGGCCGGCTCGGTCGTCGGCGCGCAGCTCACCTCCGGACTGCTCACCCCGCAGGAGCTGTACGAGCGCCAGCTCGGCGACCCCGGCGGGGAGCTCCCCGCGAAGCTGGGGGCCACCCTGATCGGGCGGTACGCCGTCGCGATGGTGCGCTCCCGCGACGCGAAGTCCTACCGGCGCCGGATCGGCGCCTTCGCGCTGGCCGCCGACACGGAGCCGGAGGCGGTGCGCCGCAAGGTGCTGGAAGCCCGGCTGGTGTCGCGCGACTGGCCCGAGCGGCGCTTCGTCGTCACGGCGGTGGACGCGCTGACCGGCGAGCTCGCCGCCTTCGAGCGCGGGAGCGCGGCCGGGCTGGTCGAGGCCGTCTCGGCGAGCTGCGCCGTACCCGGCGTGTGGCCGCCCGTGACGGTCGCCGGACGCCGGTTCATCGACGGCGGGATCCGCTCCGCGACCAACGCCGACCTCGCCTCCGGCTACGCGCGCGTGGTGATCCTCGCGCCGATGGCCACGGGCGCCGGACTGATCCCCTCGCCCGCGGCGCAGGCCGCACGGCTGCGGGAGGCCGGGGCGAAGGTGCTGCTGATCACCCCGTCGTCGCAGGCCCGCAAGGTCTTCGGACGCAACGTACTGGACCCCGCGCGCCGCGATCCCGCCGCGCGGGCGGGGCTGGAGCAGGCCGCGGTCCACGTGGAGCAGGCGCGCGAGGTGTGGGCGGCTGCGGGGGCCTGA